The following are encoded in a window of Drosophila simulans strain w501 chromosome 3L, Prin_Dsim_3.1, whole genome shotgun sequence genomic DNA:
- the LOC6737305 gene encoding titin isoform X1, which produces MESKRSKKGRKSRPAESELPSNQQQEQQPHQHHPWDEDPSAKSPQANRAIPSTGTALTRFLTCMAPVIVSLPGAGTGPTEQPTILLINGIASDSQLEDKQSKAAALKLALDNNNSEASAPAQPHQVPTTPGGSHLLDFESHLIESIADEASGVGIRELTPIEQELQQGSSKAGTNDTDPVIEVEPAGVRTKQPVEISPPAHQIAEVDETATPSEEVRRTAEQLVDEIEEELIQALSRDVDEAQRVHEDQVQRDRDEITALTQQVEVQLNELTGILKNKPQAEIVLELPAEEEEKKPKPFVAAPSELKLVEVPTPKTEAEEQERKEFIDSLPQIEQNRLQAGSGSEETDAQKLSADCKREYYQSLKKYLLHSSQEKPPVPLQTYRWEDLKRAKERGGYPWTHLYKRPLGPDEQPEIVLLLRKSQELRFKSESPKSLKKVRYDEQVLVKETERYIQDLSEDEAVATTTDDSSEESSDSETESERDQHNEDALSECISCVSDSVLAVGGHARPRKTNRLAHIRDLIRHRRSGRTHEDAQSLPGNSANPSRQSSVHELAPPPGSLIPNADKPPKSSKPKQGFDIMKKLKSLAERQKKRLNIKRITLKKDDKIVLGEQQKIMKLKASPKSDRGEIPHFIEKQDSDEILELVEYDESPCRKRTKEELLEDQPSGSGRVPEPDEIIELPVVKTEIEAPTVEVTEPAEEKLDNKDEKESEAEEDPPKKTPRIRREHVYEEIGQAGSQELVNQPILELESLKKSLTRQDNLAIDEIEAAKAVPLDRMGSSEEEQVTAGKPGALFAPISSIDSTSSDEDRARLAQLSPVTEESDEPMDISPDLRPSLKKEASPAPSDKKVTFSHVEDEAEPHREDVELPEDVLEAATNAAKWKNESDHEYEPVGVTPAHESSPAPSPQSELQLPMDIDLPLSSAGTTPRTESRTDYEIHTSQVDSSALEELPLQPENRRKGFMASAQDRTKKMQDGIRLQAGKLRTRLQTKPKPKPVSGSPKGKAKDRRRFKAPEFSKIKMPEIRRPDMSKLKELKRPEFTKFNKPDMSKFKLPEKFSTLKLRRSKSFKENEGEVVSDETPEGTGGTASPTQPAPKKKFEFNFGTYPRAFRKKKPAEEPVAVATESSLGTEGLSVIPSTETQPSQTSTSSPQGDRGPGPVRSRWADKFSDVSYNDSEGSRYRRYGSELESFDRESSLERRMKEDLEGTEDTASEAQPQQEMGILGVVADSKQFAEFDEENRAIHEISSKRSREFKRRPMVHQDSDLRSEDSRDAEGWTEKDIQKNKLLRKAELEAEAGFYKFHDLQDAQSTASSGKKVVMETIDDDEFFLRKRGISEDNIQLRQYISEAIREGYDMPNALKHVGYSAEQVPAEYGDYDVPPAKPRRLHRNYQPDFDSQEFQRSDYGDDLSMSQNGSEFTPKRPLRKARSRSKYSIEGSQDIPQDGGSSIQYFEDDEEYLRPPARDQPITDSEQALNNLDLGGKAAAMIQEEMEQELHNKPRPQAPRRQKKRTRDDASVDKDADSFINGFGGRSVSNTFLQPHEDVIVYRTEHEYRHIPLATPDRFTDATSARTQRSEDDRTSRGADSLILDGHIKSRAELEDNEDVGPRTRSDEKFVIDMLESDGYAVVRKEPLPKPTPPARRKKFTRSPGERFATLPSIRGSRGSPPPARPPPPQQYVPTEDSPVVPRRRSAASLDEIPLMIKSNYESQKEKPKQPEEEDDYEEPGALDRSNLQSGAVINKMKFRPLPPPPRPPREKRSTRAGSQTHESYEDSEQVASSSQADSYDQGEFEVEVSTQTDPLPDDFVCEEFEITEDMKIIEPRRSNGSGNKTLEDLLRSVEAAQEQDEVDGARVLSEDEQLAKGLQRFRDANQRSMSERSRASSQADRSKSLSRPQTPSSAVIIERRVPTPSLTAGEDDATVQASLIVRPISAADLIDDDLRREEEELRREGLLSDSSVQSKSDVEDEHGEVALSDYAASTADLDAAVEQLQQAQLESDYESRLEDDEVERTLRDSEYEEEKFSEQEEEQEKTKLEKELTEQELEEALEKELQEAMEKELSDYRQKEKEQESEQEQTFSEEELAASEIDYHQSEEEQATSEVDYHPSEDEHPLSDGEQPLSEEEHTLSDTEHIPTEPETQKVEETIHKSTASEPTEAEVELKFVATLPTEPAFGDKEEEPEEPPLPPPRRKSTTALEPIATTALTIAEQSSRELTPIQTVQSAPEPQFPSHLAELEVERLRVHALQAGQIQVSQLHGNQVKADDLQCKSGQLVVQNIELPPGFIDDIVERVQREQRPSLLTTETQTSRQASSEPATSEKELPVKPPRHSKTTEQVPPASNLDEQTQTDAGLLPLPPPPAAYPSVEYLQSLAPLAFFNLQRSAEAEQAEGLKSIERKAPHKCRRRHVQEPIESETGSEPEEQLVERPRSRSRRSRTRSATQPLDEDYDEDQPKTVAQAGRNFASACSLELVNIINQLTHYVRGDAMEPQQATRNMSALVIFFIVMTLAVLVFLLTGRQVHTHHWDYFNPPGNDHGRQT; this is translated from the exons TGTCGCTACCTGGCGCTGGAACTGGCCCCACTGAGCAGCCGACCATACTACTGATCAACGGCATCGCCAGCGATTCGCAGCTAGAGGATAAGCAGTCCAAAGCAGCCGCCTTAAAGTTAGCCCtcgataacaacaacagcgaggCATCAGCACCAGCACAGCCACACCAAGTGCCCACCACTCCGGGTGGCTCCCATCTCCTAGACTTCGAGTCTCATCTCATCGAGAGCATTGCCGACGAGGCCAGTGGCGTTGGGATCAGGGAACTAACTCCGATCGAGCAAGAACTGCAGCAGGGTTCATCCAAGGCGGGCACCAATGACACGGACCCAGTCATCGAGGTAGAACCAGCTGGTGTCAGGACCAAACAGCCTGTGGAAATCTCACCGCCGGCTCATCAAATCGCCGAGGTTGACGAGACGGCCACTCCGTCGGAGGAAGTACGTCGCACTGCCGAGCAGCTGGTGGATGAGATCGAAGAGGAGCTGATCCAGGCACTCAGCCGGGATGTAGACGAGGCGCAGCGCGTGCACGAGGATCAGGTCCAGCGAGATCGCGACGAGATCACCGCACTCACCCAACAGGTTGAAGTTCAGTTGAATGAGCTGACCGGCATCCTAAAGAACAAGCCCCAGGCGGAGATTGTCTTGGAACTGCCGGCGGAagaggaggagaagaagccCAAGCCATTTGTCGCTGCTCCCAGTGAACTGAAGCTCGTGGAGGTACCCACTCCAAAAACTGAGGCTGAGGAGCAGGAACGTAAGGAGTTCATCGACTCATTGCCCCAGATCGAGCAGAATCGCCTGCAGGCAGGCAGTGGATCCGAGGAGACGGATGCTCAAAAACTATCGGCGGACTGCAAAAGGGAGTACTACCAATCGCTGAAGAAGTACCTCCTGCACAGCAGCCAGGAGAAGCCACCAGTGCCACTGCAAACATATCGCTGGGAGGACCTCAAAAGAGCCAAGGAACGG GGCGGCTATCCCTGGACACATTTGTACAAACGCCCACTGGGACCCGACGAGCAGCCGGAAATTGTGCTGCTCCTGCGAAAGTCCCAGGAACTGCGCTTCAAGTCCGAGTCTCCCAAATCCCTGAAAAAGGTACGCTACGACGAGCAGGTGTTGGTGAAGGAGACCGAACGCTACATTCAGGACCTTTCCGAGGACGAGGCGgtagccaccaccaccgacgACAGCAGCGAAGAATCATCCGATTCAGAGACCGAGTCGGAACGTGATCAGCACAACGAAGACGCTCTGAGTGAGTGCATCTCCTGCGTTTCCGACTCCGTGCTAGCGGTTGGAGGTCACGCCCGACCACGTAAGACGAATCGCCTGGCCCACATTCGTGACCTTATCCGGCACAGGCGCAGCGGACGCACTCACGAGGACGCCCAGTCACTGCCCGGTAACTCCGCTAATCCCAGTCGACAGAGCAGCGTTCACGAACTAGCCCCGCCGCCGGGATCCCTGATTCCCAACGCCGATAAGCCTCCGAAGTCCAGCAAACCCAAGCAGGGATTCGACATCATGAAGAAACTGAAGAGCCTGGCCGAACGCCAGAAAAAGCGGCTGAACATCAAGAGGATCACTTTGAAGAAGGACGACAAAATCGTTCTCGGCGAGCAGCAGAAGATCATGAAGCTAAAAGCCTCACCGAAGTCGGATCGCGGTGAGATCCCTCATTTCATCGAGAAGCAGGACTCCGACGAAATCCTGGAACTGGTGGAGTACGATGAATCGCCATGCCGCAAGCGGACCAAAGAGGAGCTACTGGAAGATCAGCCCAGTGGCAGTGGAAGAGTGCCTGAACCCGATGAGATCATCGAGCTGCCTGTGGTCAAGACTGAGATAGAGGCTCCCACAGTGGAAGTAACCGAGCCTGCAGAGGAAAAGCTGGATAATAAGGACGAAAAGGAATCGGAAGCAGAGGAGGACCCGCCCAAGAAAACACCTCGCATTCGGCGAGAACATGTATACGAAGAGATTGGCCAGGCTGGATCACAAGAGCTTGTAAATCAGCCAATCCTGGAGCTAGAATCTCTTAAGAAATCTCTGACGCGTCAGGACAATCTCGCCATCGATGAGATCGAGGCGGCCAAGGCTGTGCCTCTGGATCGCATGGGCAgcagcgaggaggagcaggtgaCCGCCGGCAAGCCCGGTGCGCTATTTGCCCCCATCTCGTCCATAGACTCTACCTCCTCGGATGAGGATCGCGCCCGCCTGGCGCAACTTTCGCCCGTTACCGAGGAGAGTGATGAACCCATGGACATCAGTCCAGATCTGCGTCCATCCCTCAAGAAGGAAGCCTCCCCAGCGCCCTCGGACAAGAAGGTGACCTTTTCTCACGTCGAAGACGAAGCGGAACCGCATCGTGAGGATGTCGAGCTGCCTGAGGATGTCCTGGAGGCGGCCACAAATGCcgccaaatggaaaaacgaGAG TGATCATGAATACGAGCCCGTGGGCGTGACGCCGGCGCACGAATCCTCGCCAGCACCTAGCCCCCAAAGCGAACTGCAGCTGCCCATGGACATCGACTTACCGCTCAGTTCCGCCGGCACCACGCCACGCACTGAATCCCGGACTGACTACGAAATCCACACCAGCCAAGTGGACTCGAGCGCCTTGGAGGAGTTGCCGTTGCAGCCGGAGAATCGTCGCAAGGGTTTCATGGCTTCGGCCCAAGATCGCACCAAGAAGATGCAGGATGGCATACGTCTGCAAGCTGGAAAATTACGCACACGACTCCAAACCAAGCCGAAACCAAAACCCGTTTCGGGAAGTCCCAAAGGTAAGGCCAAGGATCGACGACGCTTCAAGGCTCCCGAGTTCTCGAAGATCAAGATGCCTGAGATTAGGCGACCGGATATGTCCAAACTTAAAGAGCTAAAGCGGCCCGAGTTCACCAAGTTTAACAAGCCGGACATGTCCAAGTTCAAGTTGCCAGAGAAGTTCTCCACTCTGAAGCTGCGTCGTAGCAAGAGTTTCAAGGAAAACGAGGGTGAGGTGGTTTCGGATGAGACCCCGGAAGGCACTGGAGGCACAGCATCCCCCACGCAGCCGGCGCCCAAGAAGAAGTTCGAGTTCAACTTTGGCACCTATCCACGTGCTTTCCGTAAGAAGAAGCCGGCAGAGGAACCAGTCGCGGTGGCCACTGAGTCATCATTGGGAACAGAAGGCCTTAGTGTGATTCCCAGCACGGAGACGCAACCGTCGCAGACCTCTACCAGCTCTCCGCAAGGTGATCGTGGACCCGGACCCGTTCGTTCCCGCTGGGCGGATAAGTTCTCCGATGTGAGCTACAACGATAGCGAAGGATCACGTTACCGGCGCTATGGCAGCGAACTGGAGAGCTTCGACAGGGAATCCTCACTGGAGCGACGCATGAAGGAGGATCTGGAAGGCACCGAAGATACGGCCAGTGAGGCACAACCCCAACAGGAGATGGGCATCTTGGGCGTGGTGGCCGATAGCAAACAGTTTGCCGAATTCGACGAGGAAAACCGAGCCATTCACGAGATATCAAGTAAGAGATCCCGTGAGTTCAAGCGCCGCCCTATGGTTCATCAAGATTCGGATCTGCGCTCGGAGGATAGCAGAGACGCCGAAGGCTGGACGGAGAAGGATATACAGAAGAACAAGCTACTGAGAAAGGCGGAATTGGAGGCGGAGGCTGGCTTTTACAAGTTCCACGACCTACAGGATGCCCAATCCACAGCCAGTTCTGGCAAGAAAGTGGTCATGGAGACAATCGATGATGATGAGTTCTTCCTTCGCAAGCGCGGTATTTCCGAGGATAACATACAGTTGCGACAGTACATCAGTGAAGCTATTCGCGAGGGTTACGACATGCCCAATGCCCTAAAGCATGTGGGTTACTCAGCCGAGCAGGTTCCGGCGGAATATGGTGACTACGATGTGCCTCCGGCCAAGCCACGTCGCCTGCATCGAAACTACCAGCCCGATTTCGACTCCCAGGAGTTCCAGCGCAGTGATTATGGCGACGATCTATCCATGTCACAAAATGGCAGTGAGTTCACTCCAAAACGACCACTTCGCAAGGCTCGCAGTCGCAGCAAATACTCGATTGAGGGTAGCCAGGACATCCCCCAGGATGGTGGTAGCAGTATCCAGTACTTCGAAGACGACGAGGAGTACCTACGGCCGCCGGCCAGGGATCAACCGATTACGGATTCCGAGCAGGCACTCAATAACCTCGATCTTGGCGGCAAGGCAGCGGCGATGATTCAGGAGGAGATGGAGCAGGAGCTACATAATAAGCCCCGTCCGCAGGCACCGAGGCGCCAGAAGAAACGCACAAGGGACGACGCATCCGTGGACAAGGATGCGGACTCCTTCATTAACGGCTTTGGTGGTAGATCAGTATCGAACACCTTTTTGCAGCCACACGAAGAT GTAATTGTTTATCGCACTGAACACGAATATCGTCACATACCGCTAGCCACGCCGGACAGATTTACGGATGCCACCTCTGCGCGCACACAGCGTTCCGAGGACGACCGCACTTCCCGTGGTGCCGACTCCCTGATTCTGGACGGGCACATAAAGTCCCGCGCCGAGCTGGAGGACAACGAGGATGTGGGACCACGGACAAGGAGCGATGAGAAGTTCGTCATCGATATGCTGGAGAGTGATGG CTATGCGGTGGTCCGCAAGGAGCCGCTTCCGAAGCCCACGCCACCTGCCCGCCGAAAGAAGTTTACGCGATCGCCGGGTGAGCGGTTCGCCACGTTGCCCAGCATCCGAGGCTCTCGGGGATCACCGCCACCCGCACGACCACCGCCACCACAGCAGTATGTGCCCACTGAGGACTCTCCGGTGGTGCCACGCCGCAGATCCGCGGCCAGCCTGGATGAGATTCCGCTGATGATCAAGTCGAA CTACGAGTCACAGAAGGAGAAGCCGAAGCAGCCGGAAGAGGAGGATGACTACGAGGAGCCGGGTGCTTTGGATCGCTCCAATTTGCAGTCGGGCGCAGTCATCAACAAGATGAAGTTCCGACCactgccgccgccaccgcgTCCTCCGCGCGAGAAGCGATCCACGAGAGCCGGAAGCCAGACTCACGAGAGTTACGAGGACAGTGAACAGGTGGCCAGTTCCAGCCAGGCGGATAGCTATGATCAGGGTGAGTTCGAGGTGGAGGTTTCCACCCAGACGGATCCTCTGCCCGATGATTTTGTGTGCGAAGAGTTCGAGATCACTGAGGACATGAAGATCATCGAACCACGACGCTCCAATGGATCGGGCAACAAAACCCTAGAGGATCTGTTGCGCAGCGTAGAGGCAGCTCAGGAGCAGGATGAGGTAGACGGAGCTCGTGTTCTTTCCGAGGACGAGCAGTTGGCTAAAGGTCTGCAGAGATTCCGGGACGCCAATCAGCGCAGCATGTCGGAGCGATCACGGGCTTCATCACAAGCAGATCGTTCCAAGTCGCTGAGCCGGCCGCAGACGCCTTCATCGGCGGTGATCATCGAACGCCGTGTGCCCACTCCCAGCCTAACTGCTGGTGAGGATGATGCCACGGTGCAGGCCTCACTAATCGTTAGACCCATTAGTGCTGCCGATTTGATTGACGATGATCTGCGACGTGAGGAGGAGGAACTGCGTCGTGAGGGCTTGCTCTCTGACAGCTCGGTGCAAAGTAAATCCGACGTGGAGGATGAGCACGGTGAGGTGGCATTGAGTGACTACGCCGCCAGCACGGCCGACTTGGACGCAGCGGtagagcaactgcagcaggctCAGCTGGAGAGCGACTACGAAAGTAGACTGGAGGATGATGAAGTTGAACGAACTCTCAGGGACAGCGAGTATGAGGAGGAAAAGTTTTCCGAACAGGAGGAAGAgcaggaaaaaacaaaactggaAAAGGAACTAACTGAGCAGGAACTGGAGGAGGCTCTGGAGAAGGAGCTACAGGAAGCAATGGAGAAGGAGCTATCTGACTACCGCcaaaaggagaaggagcaaGAATCAGAGCAAGAGCAGACCTTCTCCGAGGAGGAATTGGCCGCTTCCGAGATCGATTACCACCAATCTGAAGAGGAGCAAGCCACCTCCGAGGTCGATTATCACCCATCTGAGGATGAGCATCCCTTGTCCGATGGTGAACAGCCTCTCTCCGAGGAGGAGCACACTTTATCTGACACGGAACACATCCCGACTGAGCCCGAAACACAGAAAGTTGAGGAAACCATTCACAAATCTACAGCTAGCGAACCCACCGAGGCCGAAGTTGAGCTAAAATTCGTTGCCACTTTGCCCACCGAACCCGCTTTTGGAGACAAAGAGGAGGAACCAGAGGAGCCGCCTCTTCCACCACCACGTCGCAAGTCCACCACCGCCCTGGAGCCTATTGCCACCACAGCCCTGACCATCGCCGAACAGTCCAGCCGCGAACTAACGCCCATCCAGACGGTGCAATCTGCGCCAGAACCGCAATTCCCCAGTCACCTGGCTGAATTGGAGGTGGAACGTCTGCGCGTCCATGCCCTGCAGGCTGGTCAGATTCAAGTATCGCAACTGCATGGCAATCAAGTCAAAGCAGACGATCTGCAGTGCAAGTCCGGACAACTGGTGGTGCAGAATATCGAACTCCCGCCTGGTTTTATCGACGACATTGTGGAGCGGGTGCAGCGAGAGCAGCGTCCTTCTTTGCTTACCACTGAAACCCAGACTAGTCGGCAGGCAAGCAGCGAACCCGccacctccgagaaggagcTGCCCGTTAAGCCACCTCGTCACAGCAAGACCACCGAGCAAGTGCCACCCGCATCCAATCTGGACGAGCAGACCCAGACGGATGCCGGCTTGTTGCCACTACCTCCACCGCCGGCAGCCTATCCCAGTGTTGAGTACCTCCAGTCCTTGGCCCCACTAGCGTTCTTCAATCTGCAGCGAAGCGCAGAGGCGGAGCAAGCGGAGGGCTTGAAATCAATCGAGCGAAAGGCACCGCACAAATGTCGCCGTCGTCATGTTCAGGAGCCCATCGAATCGGAAACAGGCTCCGAACCAGAGGAACAGCTGGTGGAGCGACCACGCTCGCGATCTCGTCGCTCTCGCACCCGCAGTGCTACCCAGCCATTGGATGAAGACTACGACGAGGATCAGCCCAAGACGGTTGCTCAGGCAGGACGAAATTTTGCCTCCGCCTGCAGTCTGGAACTGGTTAACATTATCAACCAGCTGACGCACTATGTTCGAGGTGACGCAATGGAGCCTCAACAGGCGACCCGTAATATGTCCGCTCTGGTGATCTTCTTCATCGTGATGACGCTCGCAGTTTTGGTATTCCTGTTAACGGGGCGGCAGGTACACACCCATCATTGGGACTACTTTAATCCGCCCGGGAACGATCATGGAAGGCAGACGTGA